The window AGCTTGACGACGCGGTTGGCATCCTCAAGGCTCAGGTTGGAGTAGAGTACCTTGTAGTCCGGCTGGTTGATCCAGAAAATAAGGGCGAAGAATATGCCGATAACGGCCAGAGCCAAACCGCCGATGAAAACGCGCTGGGAAAGGCTGATCTGGCCCCAGAAGGCTTTGGACTTGTCTACGGCATCATTGAGCAGAAGGGACATGGGCTACTCCGTGTGGTGTCAGTTTCAGGGCGCCAACCGCCATGAGATCAGAATTGCAGGTTAGAAGCTGGTGCGGCTCAGTTCCTTGTAGGCCTCCATGACCTTGTTGCGCACCGCGCTGGTCATGGACATGGCGAGACTTGCCTTTTGCAGGGTGATCATCAGTTCATGCACATTCTGGGTTTCGCCGGAAGCGAATGACTTGATCTGGCGTTCCTTCTCGCCCTGCATCTCGTTGGTCTTCTGAACAGAGTCCTTCACGGTCTCCACGAACGAGGTTTTGGGGGCCTTGGGCAAGGTGAAGGATTCACCGGTGGTGGCCTTCTGCGCCTTGCTGAAGTTGTGCATGGCGCTGGAGTACGCCTTCATGCCGATATTCTGAATGCTCATGGCCTGTCTCCTTCAGCCCGCTTATTTGGCGAGTTCAAGTGCCTTGTTGTACATGGCCTTCACGGCGTCCATGGTGGACACGTTGGCTTCATAACCGCGCTGCACGGTCATGAGGTGGGCCATTTCTTCCACCACGTTGATGTCGGGGTAGAAGACGTAGCCTTCCGCGTTGGCGTCGGGGTGGCCGGGTTCGTACACCTGCTTGAGCGGACGCTTGTCCTGCGCCACGTGCATGACGCGGACGCCGCGGAGTTCCCTGTCCAGTGCGGACTGCATCTGCTTGCTGAACGGATGATCCACTTCCGTTGCCGCCATGAGCACCGTCTTGCGGCGGTAGGGGCCGCCTTCCGGAGTGCGGGTGGTCTTGGCGTTGGCAAGGTTCATGGAAATGATGTTCATATGGGTCCGTTCCGCGCTGAGCGCAGAGGCGCCGATATCGAGTGCTGTCATGAAATCCATTACTTCTGCCCTTCCGTTATGATTTTGTTCAGGCCTTCAAAGTTACCCTTCAAAACAGTGGCAAGCGCGTTGTAACGCATATTGTTCTTGGCCATTTTTGCCATTTCCTTGTCGATGTCGACCTGGTCTTCGCCGTGAACGACGCGCGGCTTGAAGACCTTGCCCCATTCGGGGCCGAAATTGTCCGGGTTGAAAACCGCGGGCATGTGCGAACCGGAGGTGCGGGTCATCTTGCCCTGTGCGTCCAGATTGAGCGCCTTTTGCAGATCCTCTTCGAATTCGAGGGTGCGCTCCTTGTATCCGGGCGTTTTCAGGTTCGCCAGGTTGCTCATGACGACATTCTGACGCTTGAGCTGCATGTCCAGAACCTTTTCAGTAATGGACATATGCGAGCTGAACAGGCTTTTCATGCAAGTATCCTCCGTAGTTACGACAAATCGGGCGTTCTTGTCGGGTGCCCGTCCGGTATGATCTGCAAACTAAATAGCAAGAGCTGTTCCATAGCTGTAACACTTTGTTTTTAATGTATAAAAAAGTTAAAAAAGGAAGGCTTGGGGCGTTGCTCGCACTTTCGCAAGCACACAGTGTCAGGGAGTCGGCAGGGGAAGGTGGAAGAGGCAGGAAAGTCCGAAAAGAAATAATTCCTGAAAGGTACAGTTCTTGGATTCGTCAGCCGATAAGCAACTCGGCTCTTGCGTTGTGCCTATATATTGATGTAAATGGCCGCGCCTTCATGCATGATTGCATGGGCGTGAGTGGAACACACTCTTTGGCGATAGTTTTGGCACACGTGTTGCATTTGTTTTCGCAACCGGCGTCTCTCAAGGCAGAAAGGATAAAATTTGCCTGGTTCGTCGGCTCGCATTTCATCCGACCGGATGCCCGGTCGGGGGCGCGAGGGGAAACTTTGTCCTACATGGAGGGGACCATGAGCAACCATCTCGATTACGAAATCAACAAGGAACTCGGCGAATGCTACCTGTTTATGGGTGAGCTGGACAAGGCGGAAGAGTATTACAAGAAGGCCGCCAACTCCAACGGTGTGCACCCCGACCCCTATCTGGGTCTTGCCACCATCGCCGTGCAGCGCGGAAAACTTGACGAAGCCCTTGTGCTGTACAAGAAGGCTGACTCCATAGAGAGTAACGACAAGGCGCTCGCCGGTATGGGCCTGATCCATATGGATCGCGGCAACAACAAGGAAGCATTGGAATTTTTCGTCCGTGCATTGGAGCACAATCCGGACAACATGATCGCCATGAGCGGGATGATTCAGGAAGGCTACGCCCTGAACTGCGTGGCAGATATCGTCCCCGTGCTGATCAGCAGCCTTGAACATGATCCCAACAAGGACGCCGTGCGATTCTCGCTGGCTGGCTGCCTGATCTGGCTTGGCAAGAATGCGGAAGCCATGGAACATCTCGAGCTTCTGTTGAAGAAGGATCCGGAAAACGAAGGTGCCCGCCAGCTTTACGAAAAGGCAAGCGGCGCCCTGTAATCCATAGACGGCAAAATCTCCCCTCCCCATACGATTTTCCGGCCCTGACGCTGGCGCTTACGGGCCGGGAAATCCCTTTTTCAAAAACCGCCTGCGGCAATTTATGCCGTGGGCGGTTTTGCGTTTGTCTGCGGGGGCGGAGAGAAGAAATACCCCTCGCCGCTCCGGCTGGCTGCCGGTGCGGGCCTCAAGGCCGGAACATGGCGGAGCTGGGTGTCCGGGGACACGGTCAGGGGATGGATTCGTAATACTCGATGATGGGTTTCAGAATCTCCCGCAGCTTGCCTGAGGCGCGAACTTTATCCACCAGCCGGACCAGAATGGAATCCAGCGCATCGCCTCTGCTGTCAGGGGGCAGAACAAAGGAGGCTTTGAAGGTCTCAAAGGGGATGGCGACGATATTCTTGCGGCCCGTCCATCCTTCAGCCTCCATTTCCTTGAATGTCTTCTCCATGCTCAGGGCGGCGAAGATGAACCCGTCAAGCCGCCGGTGCTCCAGCTTGCGAATGCTGCTTTTGAGACCCGTCGTTCCCGACTGTGCAAAGGGGAACAGGTCAACGTGCGCGATGTCTGTTTCAAGGATGTATTTGCCGCTACGCGCCTGCTCAGGCGTAAGCAGCATATCCTTGTGGCAGTAGAGGTAGAATTTCGCTTCATAGATGAAGGCGCTGGAATACTGGAAAGACATGGTGCGCTTGGGAAGCCTATCATTCCACGCGTAAGGAAAGAGCACGTCAGCTTTCTTGCCTACAGAGTCCTTGGCACGCATGAAGGGTAGAATGAGGGGTATGATGCGTCCTTCCGGATACGCATCATCCATGGCGGTAATAAGGTCGATGAATCTGCCTTGGAGTTTGCCGTCGTCACCAAGGTCCACCAGCGAAGGAAGCAGGGGCATGGCTATGGTGATGTCACGGGCATGTGTCCATGCGGGGTGGCCAACTCCCACTGTAATTGTGAGCAGCAGTAGCGACAGGATCCGGTATACCTGGCGGCAGAAACTGTAGTTCATAGGTGCTCCACGCTTTAGGGGGGAATGGTTGCAGTCAGAGTAGCAGGACTTGGCAGATAAAACCATCCGAAACCCTCCATAGGCTGCCGGTTGCGTCGGTTATTTTCGCAGCAGTCTATTTGTGGCGGTTCATCCTATTGAAATAACAGATGCTTGTTATTGTTATAATGATGTATTAAAGGGGGGAGTCGTGGGGTGAGCTCCGGGGTGGCCCTGCCGGTGATGTGCCGCAGGGTGGAGCGATTGAGAGAGGCTGCTTCAGAAGAGGCTGTACGGGTGTATTCCCCAACGGGTGAACAGGAGGGAACGGGCCATGGCAGGATCAACGCCTGACGGAAGCCTTAGTGCCTGCGAGTCGGGGGAAGCGGTTGCAGGAAATAATGCGTGCGGCGACTTGCGCCGTGCGCTGTTTGAGTGCCGGCAACGGTTTGCCGTGCTGGCAGAAAACCTTTTCAACTGGGAAGTCTGGCAAGGCCCTGACGGGCGCATGGAATTTATTTCCGATGCGTGTGAACGCATATGCGGATACAGTGCCGAGAGCTTCTACAGGAACCCCGACTTTTTTTCCGCCATCATGCATGAGGCGGACATTCCCATCTGGCGTAAATTGCAGGCCATGATGCAGGGCGGTGCGCGTGCCGGAGAGGCCGAATTCCGCCTGCGTACTCCTGATGGCCGCGAGCGCTGGATTCACTACCTTGTTCGCCGTGTGGAAAACGACGGCGGCGAGTTCATGGGCTACCGCGCCATCTGTCGCGACATTAGCGAACGAAAGCTCATGGCCATGCAGCTGAAGCATCAGGCATGGCACGACCCCCTGACAGACCTGCCCAACCGCACCCTGTGCATGGACCGCCTCGGGCGTACCCTTGAGCGCGTCAAGCGCAAGGGGGGCTCGGACTTTGTTCTGGCCTTCGTCGACCTGGACCGCTTCAAGGTCATTAACGACTCGCTCGGCCACGGCATCGGCGACCAGATCCTGCGCGAGACGGCCTTGCGCCTAATGCGCGAGGTGCGTGCTATGGACACGGTTTCCCGCATCGGCGGTGACGAGTTCGTCATTCTGCTGGAAGAGGTGGATTCTCTGGATGAGGCGCAGGGCGTCATCCGCCGTATCATGGATGCCGTTGAAGAGCCCATCACCATAGGGCCGCGCATTGTTCGCGTTACCGCCAGCTTCGGCGTTATCATGGGCGGCTCCGGGTACGGAACCGCCGACGAGGTGCTCCGTAACGCCCATATCGCCATGCATCACGCCCGGGAGGAAGGGTGGGGCAATATGGTCGTTTTCAACGACAACATGCTCGAGCGCGCCATGAATCTCATGCATATAGAGATGGACCTCTACCGCGCGTTGGACATGGAAGAGTTTTTTCTCGTGTACCAGCCTATTGTGAATCTGGGCTGCCGCAGCATTACCGGGTTCGAAGCGCTTGTGCGCTGGAACCATCCCGAACGGGGCACGGTTTCTCCTGCCGAGTTCATACCGGTATCGGAAGGTACGGGCCAGATACTCAACATCGGCAAATGGGTTCTGTATGAAGCCTGCCGGGCCATGGCCCGGTGGCGTGAAGAGTTTCCCGAATTCGAGGATATGCTGGTCAGCGTCAATCTTTCCGCCAGACAGCTTTCCCAGCCCGGTATGGTTGATCAGGTTGCCGACGTGCTGCGTGCGACCGGACTGCCCCCCCGTTGCCTGAAGCTCGAGGTGACGGAAACCATGCTCATGGGCAATCCCGAATTCGCCAACATGGCCCTGCGCCGTCTCAAGGAGATCGGCGTGAAGCTGTGTATCGACGACTTCGGCACCGGCTATTCCTCGCTGACCTACCTGCAGGCCTTCCCCATCGACACCCTGAAGGTGGATAGAAGCTTTGTGGCCAAGATGAGCCGCGATCCGGGCAACTTCAAGATAGTGCAGGCCGTTGTGGCGCTGGCCCATTCACTGGGGCTTGAGGTGGTTGCGGAAGGCGTGGAGGAGGAAGAACAGCGCATCATGCTTTCCGAACTGCGCTGTGAAGGCGGGCAGGGGTATCTGTTCTCCCGGCCTGTACGCGCCGAGGAGGTGCCTACGCTGGTGTTCGGCGTTTCCGTTAATACGGAGCCGATGAAGGGCGTGGCCTAGCTTTTCCCGCTTCCTTTTGAACAACATGAAACAGGGCACGGAGCATATTGCTCCGTGCCCTGATTGCGTTTATGCGGCAGTGCGGCAGGTTATGCCTTTTCCCCTTTCCTTTTATGGGGGGAAGCGGACACCCATTTATTGATGATGCCCCAGAACTCCTCATGGGAGAAGGGCTTGGAGATATAGCCGTTGGCTCCTGCTTCCAGGAAACGTTCTTTGTCACCCTTCATGGCGTAGGCGGTGAGTACCACGACAGGGGTAGCTGCGATTCGCTGATACTGTTTGTCGTTGCGCAGCTTCTGTAGCATTTCAACGCCATTCATGACGGGGAGCTGGATGTCGAGCAGGACAAGGTCAAAGGGCTTTTCAAGCAGGGTGTCCAGCGCCTCTTGTCCGTTGTTTACAGCCTGTGTGACCCACTCCCGTTCCGTGAGCAGGGTTTTCACAACATGCTGCGTGACAGGGTCGTCCTCCACGATCAGTACGCTTCGTTTGCCCTTGACCGGAGTCACCGGCTTGCTTGCTCGCAACTGAGCCTCATCGGAGGAGGAAAAGGCCAGCGGAATGGTAAATGAGACCTTGGTACCCAACCCGGTTTTGCTTTCAATGGTAAATACCCCGCCCATCTCGGCAACAAGGGTCTTGCAGATGGCCAGTCCAAGACCGGCTCCCTGATGCTTTCTCGTGAAGCTCTGATCGGCCTGTGAAAACGGTTCGAGCAGAAAGGGCAGTGTTTCCGGTTCAATGCCGCAGCCCGTATCTTCGACGGTGAAGATCACCTTGGCCTTGGTGCCGTTCTGCACTGAAAGTAGGCGGGCCGTCAGTGCGATGGTGCCTGCGTCTGTATACTTGCAGGCATTGCTCATGAGGTTTGCCAGCACCTGATGCAGGCGTTCAGCATCACCTTCCACGCATCGGGGGATGGCTTCGTCAATGTCTGAACGAAAGGTCACTGCATTGTTCTTGTATCGCTGGGCAAAATGGCCTGCCACATCATCCAGCAGGTCACGCAGGATGAAGGGGCGGGAAATGATGTCGATTTTGCCCGCTTCTATTTTCGCAAGGTCGAGCAGATCAGAAATGAGCCGCGAAAGACGCTCGCTGGATTGAATGGCCATGGAGAGCAGTTCCTTCTGGCCGGGATGCGTGATCTGGGTCTGAAGCATCTGCAGAACGCCGGCAATGCCGTTGAGCGGGGTTCTGAACTCGTGACTCATGTTGGCTAGGAAGAGGGATTTGGCCTGCGTTGCTGCCTCTGCCGCCTCCTTGGCGCGGATGAGTTCGCCGTTGATGTTAGTCAGCTCCTGCACGAAACGCTTGACGGATCGGTGATAGAGCGCCTGAAGCGGCAGTGAGGCGAGAATGAGGGCTGCGGTAATGATGGCAGCAATGAAGAAGTTGCGGACCCTGAGAGCGGTGATGTGCGAAATGTCGTAGTCTGCGCAGGCAAGATAGGTGCGCCCTCCGGGAGAAGTTTCCGGAATTACCACCGACCGGAAGGTTCCCCATTGGTCGGTATAGGAGGCAAAGACCGCCCTGCCGGTACGAAGTGCGGAAACAAAACTGTCCGGCACGTCTTCGTAGGGGTAGTAATACCAGCGCTTCCGGCTTGCAGCCTCTTCTTCACTGACGGTGGGGGCGGCGAAGAAATATTTTCCGTGGTTGCCAACTACCGTATAGGCGTAGGTGAGACCTGAAAAGAGCGTGAGGTCGTTGACGCGTTTGCGATTTTCCATTTCCTCTTCGTAGGAGATGGAATCCGGTCCCGTTGCGCGGTCATGGAAGTCCTCGGCGAGCATGTGCTTGATGGAGAGGGCTGCGGTTTTCAGGCGCGAGTCTATGTAGTCCATCTGACGCTGCTCTTCATAGATGGTCCATGTCACGGCCATGAGCAGTACGACAAACAGGAATACTCCATACAGGAAGGGGTATCTTCGGAAGGTACGGTCAGTCGTCATGTCCTGCATAGGTCTTCAGCAAACCTCCATTCGGCGGGTGCGCCAGACAGTTCTGGTGCTGGTAGGGATTCTGCAGCGCGCCGCGCATATGCGTGGCGGAAAGTATGCCATGAGATAATACCTGCTGCAACAGCTTACAGAAAAATGAAATGATTGGGTTTGAAACGATTCGGATCCGCTACGTGCCATCAGCGCCCCATCGTATCCTCGGAAGGGGGGGCGTTGTTCTGCACGAGATGCACGTTGGCATCACCGAAGCGAACAAGCACCATGCCTGAGAATTTATTTTCACGATAGACTTCAACACGATACACGGTTCCCGCTTTATCAATGGAATAGGCATCCATGATGTCGTTCTTGCTGATTGAGATGCCGCATTCGTTCTCCACGCCGGATCGTGTGAAGCCGATGACATTGACGCGATACCCTTCTTCCGGCGTCACTTCGAATGCTTCGCCCACCTGCACCATGCTGCCTATGGGGGCTGCTGTCTGTTTGCCGTCAACCATGAGACGCAGCGTCTTGAGGCTGTCGTCATAATCAAAATACTGCGGCATGAGCTGGGTGATACGGTTGTTTCCGTAATAGACCCTGTAGCCGTTGCCTTCGTCCACCACGGTGAGCAGGGGTTTTGAAGGGATGAAGTCATTGCCTGCATTGCGGCTGAGCGGCATATAGCGCAGTGTGCTGCGGATGTTGTCCATATCCAGCTTCAGCCTGCCGTCATGAAAGGCCAGATGCAGGTTGCGGTTCATCGCCGCTTCCAGCCCCTCGGGCGTGAGGGTGAAGTCGCGCTCGAACCGGATTCCGGCCTGCCGCATGAAGGATTCTAGAATGCGCACGTGGTAGTAGGCGCGCGTGGCCGTATTGAACGACTTGCTGGCCTCCACGCCGAAGGCGGGTTTGCCGTGGTTTATGGCAAAATAGGTGAGGGTCTTTTCCATCTCCACATCGCCGTCGCGCGTGCGGGTGTTCTTGAGATGGTACAGGTGTTCCGGCACCAGCAGGGCGTTGTTTGCGTCTGCAACGGCAACCGTGGCCATGGCCGCCAGATTGCCGAAGCGGGAGTCTTCAAGCGATTCTTGGTCAATAATCACGCTCTGTCCCCAGCGGTCGGGGTTGCGGACGGAATTCTCCCACTTCGGTCTGTAGAATCCGCTGCCGTCGTGCAGGTTCAGAATGAGGTCTACCTGCGGATGCAGGATGATGGACTTGATTTTCTCGACAGTGTTGTATTCGGGATCTTCCTTGCCCAGCCGCGCGAACTTGCGGTTCATGTCTCCGTGCAGGCCGCGTGACCGGTTGATGATGCTCGGGAAGTTCAGGTTGGGCACCACCCAGACGTTGCCCTTGGTAATGGCGTAGTGGCTGGCCAGCACCCCTGCGGCGTTGAAGCCCCCGGGCTCGTCGCCCTGAATGCCGCCTATGACCAGCAGTGTGGGGCCGGCAGGATCGTTGCCCAGTTTGAGCAGGGTGAAGTCCAGCGGGTTGCGGGCATGCGCCGCAAGCGTTGTGCAGAGTACGAGAAGGAGTCCGAGTATGTATTTCATGCCTGATTCACTTTCACATGCCATGGTTCGAAACGCACGCCCAGCCGGTTGCCGCGTGGGTAGCGCAGGGTAAGATAGCCCAGTTCCGCAAGCCGTGCGAACACATCCGTCTCGGTGAAGCGATCCGTGAAATTGTATTCGCCGAAGTCCCGCTGTCCCACGTCAAAGTCGCTCACTCCGTGGAAGGAGTAGCCTGGAGGCGCAAGGGAACGGGAAGCGAGCGAAAGGTTCGCATCGTTCTGGACGGCCTTGTTCAGGAACAGGTGAAATTGCTTCATCACGCCGCGTACGCCAGAGGTGAGCACCACCGTGTTGCCAAGCGTTTTCTGAATGGCAAGCCACGTGTCGTGCGGTTCTCCTTTGAACAGGTAGTTGCCGCTGTAGGGAACCTTGATCACATTCTTCTGGCTGATCCGCTCCGTCAGCCGCGTGATGACCTTGACCCCGTAAAAACCGTATATGGCCGCATCTGCGTAAAACTGGCACTCCATGAATTCCAGCTCGTTCTTCGTGAAGGTGCCGATTTTGGGATAGTTGCGGCCCAGCCGGACGGCATCGTCAAAGCCGAGCAGGGAGAAATTGGCGTAGCCAACGGTATCCACCATGCGCTGGATTCGCTGGAGCGTCCGGTACAGAATGTCGCGGTGTTCGCCCTGCAGGATGATGTCACCTTCGAAGGGCGAGTCGAAGTGGCGCATCTTGTCGTAATAGTCGCGGATATGCAGGTCGTAGGCGCCCGCCTGCGGTGCCAGATGCAATGCCGTGCCGTCCAGCGTGGAACTGGAAATGGCCGCGGCTGCCCGGACTGGTGCAGGCAGCAGCGACTGAACGGCAAGAGCGGCCGTGCAGCCGCAGATGTGTTGTAGGAAGTGTCGCCGGTTCAGCATCAGACCCCTCTGGCTGATAGTGCGTGTGTCTCGTGAAGGAGTGTATCTCAGAATGATGCGGGACGCAAAAACGTTATAGCGGCGTTTTGCTTTTGTCCCTTGAGGGAGGGGGGCTGCTGCGGCGCGCAAACTTGAAGCACTAGCCCGATGCGTCGGCTTGCCTCTTGGCCGGATTTTCTTTAGCCTGTCCCATTGTCCGGAATGGCAGAGTCCCCTTCCGGCGCGGCGTGGCGACGGTGCGGTATCGCAACCTGAATCGTAGCGATACCGCAGCCGGTCCGCATGATCTGCCGCCAGTTTCGTAATGTCATCTCCATAACGCAGGGAACCATGAGCACAGCATCTCTGACTACAGCATACCGTCCGCAGACCTTTGCCGATGTGGCAGGACAGGAGACCATCAAGGCCATCCTCTCCCGCGCGGCACGGGAAGACCGCATAGCGCCCGCCTATCTCTTCAGCGGCACGCGGGGCGTGGGCAAGACCACCATTGCCCGCATTTTCGCCAAGTCGCTCAACTGTGTGAACGCGCCCGCGGCCGAACCCTGCAACGTATGCGAGCACTGCCGCAAGATCACGCAGGGCATGCACGTGGACGTGGTGGAGATCGACGGTGCATCCAACCGCGGCATCGATGATGCCCGCCGCCTGCGCGAATCCATCGGCTATGCTCCCATGGAAGGCCGTTACAAGGTCTTCATCATCGACGAAGCGCACATGCTGACCCGCGAATCCTTTAACGCGCTGCTCAAGACGCTGGAAGAACCGCCCAAGGGCGTGACCTTCATCATGGCCACCACGGAGCCGCACAAATTTCCCATCACCATCATCAGCCGCTGCCAGCATTACATTTTCAAGCGTCTCGGCGAGCATGAGCTGGAAGCGCACCTGACCAACATTCTGGGCAGGGAGCAACGCGCCTTCGAACCGCAGGCGGTCAAGCTCATCGCCCGCCGTGCGGCCGGTTCCGTGCGCGATTCCATGTCGCTCATGGGACAGGTTCTGGCGCTGGGGCATGAAACGCTGCTGGAAAGCTCCGTGCGCTCCATTCTCGGTCTTGCGGGGCAGGAACTGTTTTTCAAGGTCATGGAGGCCATGAAGGCGCAGGATGTGGTGGCGGTGTCTTCCGTCATCCGCGAGATTCTGGATCAGGGCGTGGATATCGGCTACTTCCTGCGTGAACTCGCCACCACGTGGCGCAACCTGTTCATGCTCAAGCAGGCCGGAGAGCAGGCGCTGCCGCTGCTGGACCTGCCAGAGGCGGAAGCCCGCCAGTGGCTGGCATGGGTGCCCGAATTCGAACTGTCGCACGTGCATGCCTGCTGGCAGCTCACGCTGGAAGGCCAGCGCCGCGTGCTGACAAGCCTTGAGCCCGCCATGGCGCTGGAGCTTCTGCTGCTGAACCTGACCTTCCTGCCCAAGCTTCTGAACATGGAGCAGCTGTCTCGCGGCGGCGCGCGTCCCGCTGGCCAGCAGCCCGCACAAGGCGGTGCGCCACGGCCTTCAGCGCCAACAGCGCCGCAGGGCAGGGGGCCGACAAACCCTTTTGATGCCGCAGCCGGTGCCGCGAACCAGTCGGGCAACATGCCTGATGCACCGTCTGCCGCAACCGGAACCGCTTCCTCTTTCTCCGGCACTCAGGCCGGTGCCATGCCCCCCGCCGGTGCCGGGCTCGCGCCCCATGCCCGACGGCCTGAGCCTCCGCACAGACGTGCCGCGCAGGCTGCGGCAGGCCGTGATGTGCCTCCATCCGCCGGAATGCCTGGCCCCATGGACAACGACGGCCCGCCTGTCGGATATCTGGATGGCCCCCCGGCGGACCTGCCGCCCGAGTTCGGCGGTGCCGCAGGTATGGACGGGCCTCCGCCCGCCCCGCCTGCAACCTATGACGAGGCTATGTCTTCTCAGGAAAGCGCTGCCGACGGAGGTCAGGGCTCCTCTCCGTTCATGGGGCATTCGGGACTGAATGGTGATCAGGCTCAGGATGCTGAAGTTGCCGAAGCCCCCGTGCTGGACCCAGCCACGTATGCAGGGCCGCGCAACTGGGAGAATTTTCTGGAGTTCTGCAAGCAGCAGAATGGTGAAGGCGGCCGCAGCGTGAATATCCTGTATTCCGCCAAGGGCGAGTTCTCAGGGAATGAACTGCGCATTCTTACGCAGTCCGGCATTCAGTATGACCGCCTGAACGAAGCGGGGCTTCTTGCCATCCTGAACGAGCGCGTCCGTCAGTGGTTCGGGCCGGAAACCAGCCTTGCCGTGCTGGAACCCACCAGCCGTGTGCGCCCCTATGCCGAGCTGCGCAAGGAGGTGGAAGAACACCCCCTTTCCCGCATGCTGGAGGAAGAGCTGGGTGCCTCGCTCATCCACTTCCGCCACAAGGACGAGCCCGGCAAATAAGGGCTGCCTCAGGCAAAACACGACATGTATGAAGTCCCCGCTGTTTTCATTGAACAGCGGGGACTTTTTCTTGTCATGGCGGCTGGGGCAGGAAGACGTGCGGTGGCTTCAACGGACAAGCCGCCGCACAAGGAATACGGGTCAGGCTGCATCAGCAGCGCTTAAAATGTTGTATTTTTCTCAGCTGTTACATCTCCAGCAACAACCCTGTTTCTTCCTGCGTTTTTGGCTT is drawn from Desulfovibrio mangrovi and contains these coding sequences:
- the dnaX gene encoding DNA polymerase III subunit gamma/tau, whose amino-acid sequence is MSTASLTTAYRPQTFADVAGQETIKAILSRAAREDRIAPAYLFSGTRGVGKTTIARIFAKSLNCVNAPAAEPCNVCEHCRKITQGMHVDVVEIDGASNRGIDDARRLRESIGYAPMEGRYKVFIIDEAHMLTRESFNALLKTLEEPPKGVTFIMATTEPHKFPITIISRCQHYIFKRLGEHELEAHLTNILGREQRAFEPQAVKLIARRAAGSVRDSMSLMGQVLALGHETLLESSVRSILGLAGQELFFKVMEAMKAQDVVAVSSVIREILDQGVDIGYFLRELATTWRNLFMLKQAGEQALPLLDLPEAEARQWLAWVPEFELSHVHACWQLTLEGQRRVLTSLEPAMALELLLLNLTFLPKLLNMEQLSRGGARPAGQQPAQGGAPRPSAPTAPQGRGPTNPFDAAAGAANQSGNMPDAPSAATGTASSFSGTQAGAMPPAGAGLAPHARRPEPPHRRAAQAAAGRDVPPSAGMPGPMDNDGPPVGYLDGPPADLPPEFGGAAGMDGPPPAPPATYDEAMSSQESAADGGQGSSPFMGHSGLNGDQAQDAEVAEAPVLDPATYAGPRNWENFLEFCKQQNGEGGRSVNILYSAKGEFSGNELRILTQSGIQYDRLNEAGLLAILNERVRQWFGPETSLAVLEPTSRVRPYAELRKEVEEHPLSRMLEEELGASLIHFRHKDEPGK